From the genome of Miscanthus floridulus cultivar M001 chromosome 10, ASM1932011v1, whole genome shotgun sequence, one region includes:
- the LOC136486224 gene encoding metacaspase-9-like, producing MEAREGKKKMLATLVGCNYAGTPYELQGCINDVHAMRAVLLDRFGFAPGDVTVLTDDDRGRGAAGVRRALSDMVARAAPGDVLFFHFSGHGTLVPPVSGRPRRGHGDRNDEAIVPCDFNLITDVDFRELVDRVPAGATFTMVSDSCHSGGLIDQEKEQIGPTAAADPDLHAHAAGRFLPYAAVLGHLSGTSGMAASHHITDHLVALFGADASAKFHLHRHDHDGNSSGASCTEGAGILLSGCQTDETSADVAGDDVAAVGGRACGAFSAALQAVLAAHLAPMSNREVVRRAREVLSKQGFQQHPCLYSSDANADAPFLGQQETKAKSN from the exons ATGGAGGCGCGCGAGGGGAAGAAGAAGATGCTGGCCACCCTGGTGGGCTGCAACTACGCCGGCACGCCGTACGAGCTGCAGGGCTGCATCAACGACGTCCACGCCATGCGTGCCGTCCTCCTCGACCGCTTCGGCTTCGCGCCGGGCGACGTCACCGTGCTCACCGACGACGACCGCGGCCGCGGCGCCGCCGGCGTCAGGCGCGCGCTGTCCGACATGGTGGCGCGCGCGGCGCCTGGGGACGTGCTCTTCTTCCACTTCAGCGGCCACGGCACGCTCGTCCCGCCCGTCAGCGGCAGGCCACGCCGCGGCCATGGTGACCGCAACGACGAGGCCATCGTGCCCTGCGACTTCAACCTCATTACAG ACGTGGACTTCCGGGAGCTGGTGGACCGCGTGCCGGCGggcgccaccttcaccatggtgtCCGACTCGTGCCACAGCGGCGGCCTCATCGACCAGGAGAAGGAGCAGATcggccccaccgccgccgccgaccccgaTCTCCACGCCCACGCTGCTGGCCGGTTCCTCCCGTACGCCGCGGTTCTCGGCCACCTGTCCGGCACGTCGGGCATGGCCGCGTCCCACCACATCACCGACCACCTCGTGGCGCTGTTCGGCGCCGACGCCAGCGCCAAGTTTCACCTCCACCGCCACGACCACGATGGCAACAGCAGCGGCGCCTCGTGCACCGAGGGCGCCGGGATCCTGCTGAGCGGGTGCCAGACGGACGAGACATCGGCGGACGTGGCGGGGGACGACGTCGCGGCGGTCGGCGGCAGGGCGTGCGGGGCGTTCAGCGCCGCGCTGCAGGCCGTGCTGGCGGCGCACCTGGCGCCGATGAGCAACCGGGAGGTTGTGCGCCGTGCCAGGGAGGTGCTCAGCAAGCAGGGGTTCCAGCAGCACCCCTGCCTCTACTCTAGTGACGCCAATGCCGACGCGCCGTTCCTGGGCCAGCAGGAGACCAAGGCCAAGAGCAACTGA